From the genome of Ctenopharyngodon idella isolate HZGC_01 chromosome 23, HZGC01, whole genome shotgun sequence, one region includes:
- the kctd5b gene encoding BTB/POZ domain-containing protein KCTD5 isoform X1, with the protein MSFLCLARNNKTEGCFSAPSVRSALRALPRASVGLTWLLERRAVTAFQQNTERRMAESHGEISGHDCRRAAPVQTFNHRSSKWVRLNVGGTYFLTTRQTLCRDPKSFLFRLCQAEPDLDSDKDETGAYLIDRDPMYFGPILNYLRHGKLVLNKNLTEEGALEEAEFYNITSLIKVIKEKISEREAKTTHTPVKHVYRVLQCQEEELTQMVSTMSDGWKFEQLVSVGYGRAQKSEFFLIVSREVKGEESSQTHPAHSGELVSIGSSYNYGNEDQAEFLCVVSKELHNQSYSSNTQPSEKAKILQERGSRI; encoded by the exons ATGTCTTTCCTCTGTCTTGCGCGTAATAACAAAACTGAGGGGTGTTTCTCGGCGCCGTCAGTGCGGAGCGCTCTTCGCGCTCTGCCGCGCGCGTCTGTTGGTTTAACTTGGTTATTGGAGAGGCGCGCGGTCACCGCATTTCAGCAGAACACCGAGCGCAGGATGGCCGAGAGTCACGGCGAGATCAGCGGCCACGACTGTCGGCGCGCGGCTCCGGTACAGACCTTCAACCACAGATCCTCCAAATGGGTCCGTTTGAACGTCGGCGGCACGTATTTTCTGACCACCAGACAGACTCTCTGCCGGGACCCCAAATCATTCCTGTTCCGACTGTGCCAAGCGGAGCCAGACCTCGATTCTGATAAG GATGAGACAGGGGCATATTTGATTGACAGGGATCCCATGTATTTCGGGCCCATACTGAATTATCTGAGACATGGAAAGCTGGTCCTCAACAAGAACCTGACGGAGGAAG GAGCTCTTGAAGAGGCGGAGTTCTACAACATCACATCATTAATAAAAGTCATCAAAGAAAAGATCAGTGAAAGAGAAGCTAAGACGACACAC ACCCCAGTCAAGCATGTTTACAGAGTGTTGCAGTGTCAAGAGGAAGAACTTACGCAGATGGTCTCAACCATGTCAGACGGATGGAAGTTTGAGCAG CTTGTCAGTGTAGGTTATGGGCGGGCCCAGAAGTCAGAGTTTTTCCTGATTGTGTCTCGGGAGGTGAAGGGGGAGGAGTCAAGCCAAACTCACCCCGCCCACAGTGGAGAG TTGGTCAGTATCGGCTCTTCCTATAACTATGGTAATGAAGATCAGGCGGAGTTCTTGTGTGTTGTTTCTAAGGAACTGCACAACCAATCATATAGCAGCAACACACAGCCCAGTGAGAAAGCAAAG ATCCTACAGGAGCGCGGATCTAGAATATGA
- the kctd5b gene encoding BTB/POZ domain-containing protein KCTD5 isoform X2 — protein sequence MSFLCLARNNKTEGCFSAPSVRSALRALPRASVGLTWLLERRAVTAFQQNTERRMAESHGEISGHDCRRAAPVQTFNHRSSKWVRLNVGGTYFLTTRQTLCRDPKSFLFRLCQAEPDLDSDKDETGAYLIDRDPMYFGPILNYLRHGKLVLNKNLTEEGALEEAEFYNITSLIKVIKEKISEREAKTTHTPVKHVYRVLQCQEEELTQMVSTMSDGWKFEQLVSIGSSYNYGNEDQAEFLCVVSKELHNQSYSSNTQPSEKAKILQERGSRI from the exons ATGTCTTTCCTCTGTCTTGCGCGTAATAACAAAACTGAGGGGTGTTTCTCGGCGCCGTCAGTGCGGAGCGCTCTTCGCGCTCTGCCGCGCGCGTCTGTTGGTTTAACTTGGTTATTGGAGAGGCGCGCGGTCACCGCATTTCAGCAGAACACCGAGCGCAGGATGGCCGAGAGTCACGGCGAGATCAGCGGCCACGACTGTCGGCGCGCGGCTCCGGTACAGACCTTCAACCACAGATCCTCCAAATGGGTCCGTTTGAACGTCGGCGGCACGTATTTTCTGACCACCAGACAGACTCTCTGCCGGGACCCCAAATCATTCCTGTTCCGACTGTGCCAAGCGGAGCCAGACCTCGATTCTGATAAG GATGAGACAGGGGCATATTTGATTGACAGGGATCCCATGTATTTCGGGCCCATACTGAATTATCTGAGACATGGAAAGCTGGTCCTCAACAAGAACCTGACGGAGGAAG GAGCTCTTGAAGAGGCGGAGTTCTACAACATCACATCATTAATAAAAGTCATCAAAGAAAAGATCAGTGAAAGAGAAGCTAAGACGACACAC ACCCCAGTCAAGCATGTTTACAGAGTGTTGCAGTGTCAAGAGGAAGAACTTACGCAGATGGTCTCAACCATGTCAGACGGATGGAAGTTTGAGCAG TTGGTCAGTATCGGCTCTTCCTATAACTATGGTAATGAAGATCAGGCGGAGTTCTTGTGTGTTGTTTCTAAGGAACTGCACAACCAATCATATAGCAGCAACACACAGCCCAGTGAGAAAGCAAAG ATCCTACAGGAGCGCGGATCTAGAATATGA
- the ube2ib gene encoding SUMO-conjugating enzyme UBC9-A: MSGIALSRLAQERKAWRKDHPFGFVAVPTKNPDGTMNLMNWECAIPGKKGTPWEGGLFKLRMLFKDDYPSSPPKCKFEPPLFHPNVYPSGTVCLSILEEDKDWRPAITIKQILLGIQELLNEPNIQDPAQAEAYTIYCQNRVEYEKRVRAQAKKFSPS; the protein is encoded by the exons ATGTCTGGCATTGCTCTGAGTCGACTTGCACAAGAGCGCAAAGCATGGAGGAAAGACCATCCATTC GGCTTTGTTGCTGTGCCGACGAAAAACCCTGACGGTACCATGAATCTTATGAACTGGGAATGTGCTATTCCAGGAAAGAAGGGG ACTCCATGGGAAGGAGGTCTGTTTAAGTTAAGGATGCTGTTTAAAGACGACTACCCCTCATCACCTCCAAAGT GTAAATTTGAGCCTCCACTCTTCCATCCGAATGTGTATCCGTCAGGAACAGTGTGTCTTTCCATCCTGGAGGAGGATAAAGACTGGAGACCTGCCATCACCATTAAACAG ATCCTGTTAGGGATTCAGGAGCTCCTAAATGAACCGAACATACAGGATCCAGCTCAGGCAGAGGCGTACACTATATACTG TCAGAATAGAGTGGAGTACGAGAAAAGAGTCCGTGCACAGGCCAAAAAATTCTCCCCGTCGTAA
- the LOC127505726 gene encoding interleukin-4 receptor subunit alpha isoform X1, translating into MHRSSFLLILMCFSDILASFITLGDQYSLECLSNYLSNITCSLNISAESLGNESSYWLHFSTDDEEHYDCTLKRRKQSLLCELDISPEIFSDMDSYTISLRSGYHGNNSVVLHDGFRPSEHIRPVPPSNLSLLWEKDRALFQWQSGYDPYDPDNLHSSLISNLQYQLSVYSEHKLYEVEAVDQKVYMDKFRFEPHTNYTVRVRSLPDQEDYKGVWSLWAPALHWRSGDFHKETPERSFHIAWFFLLLPLLLVLLVCIPYSRWRKDDYIPSPAPYFRDWDVDVQLTAGYPTIQPSEICSMLSGKVRDVMQGEESLQIDILTESTDTPPQLTYETNNQEDLTSPSMPHSPVWSEVDSGCWIRDFVPTERGSITCSEDYCTLSNIYAI; encoded by the exons ATGCATCGCTCTTCATTCCTTCTCATATTGATGTGTTTTTCTGATATTTTGGCGAGTTTCATCACTTTGG GTGATCAGTATAGTCTGGAGTGTCTCAGTAATTATTTATCCAACATCACCTGCTCTCTGAACATCTCGGCCGAGTCTCTGGGCAACGAATCGTCCTACTGGCTGCATTTCAGCACAGATGATGA AGAACACTATGACTGCACACTGAAGAGGAGAAAACAGTCATTACTATGTGAGCTGGATATATCACCAGAGATTTTCAGCGATATGGACAGCTACACAATCTCCCTCCGTTCCGGTTACCATGGCAACAACTCCGTCGTACTACATGATGGCTTCAGGCCTAGTGAACATA ttCGTCCGGTCCCTCCATCGAACCTGTCACTACTGTGGGAGAAGGACAGGGCGCTTTTCCAATGGCAGAGCGGATATGATCCATATGATCCAGACAATTTACATTCCAGTCTCATTTCCAATCTCCAGTACCAGCTCAGCGTGTACAGCGAACACAAG CTGTATGAGGTAGAAGCTGTTGACCAGAAGGTGTATATGGACAAGTTTAGATTTGAACCTCACACAAATTACACCGTGCGTGTGAGATCGCTGCCTGATCAAGAGGATTATAAAGGCGTGTGGAGTCTGTGGGCCCCTGCGTTACACTGGAGGTCAGGGGACTTTCACA AAGAGACTCCAGAAAGATCTTTCCATATTGCCTGGTTTTTCTTGCTTTTGCCATTGCTGCTCGTCCTTCTGGTCTGTATCCCATACTCCAG ATGGAGAAAGGATGATTATATACCATCACCAGCTCCTTATTTCAGAGACTGGGATGTAGATGTTCAG ttaaCAGCAGGTtatccaaccattcaaccatctgag ATCTGTTCAATGCTATCCGGTAAGGTGAGAGATGTAATGCAGGGGGAGGAGTCTCTCCAGATTGACATTCTGACAGAGAGCACAGACACGCCCCCTCAACTGACCTATGAGACGAACAACCAGGAGGACCTCACGTCTCCCAGCATGCCCCATTCTCCTGTGTGGTCAGAGGTCGACTCAGGCTGTTGGATTCGTGATTTTGTTCCAACAGAGAGAGGAAGCATCACATGCAGCGAGGACTACTGCACACTCTCCAACATATATGCCATCTAA
- the LOC127505726 gene encoding interleukin-4 receptor subunit alpha isoform X3, which produces MHRSSFLLILMCFSDILASFITLGDQYSLECLSNYLSNITCSLNISAESLGNESSYWLHFSTDDEEHYDCTLKRRKQSLLCELDISPEIFSDMDSYTISLRSGYHGNNSVVLHDGFRPSEHIRPVPPSNLSLLWEKDRALFQWQSGYDPYDPDNLHSSLISNLQYQLSVYSEHKLYEVEAVDQKVYMDKFRFEPHTNYTVRVRSLPDQEDYKGVWSLWAPALHWRSGDFHKETPERSFHIAWFFLLLPLLLVLLVCIPYSRWRKDDYIPSPAPYFRDWDVDVQICSMLSGKVRDVMQGEESLQIDILTESTDTPPQLTYETNNQEDLTSPSMPHSPVWSEVDSGCWIRDFVPTERGSITCSEDYCTLSNIYAI; this is translated from the exons ATGCATCGCTCTTCATTCCTTCTCATATTGATGTGTTTTTCTGATATTTTGGCGAGTTTCATCACTTTGG GTGATCAGTATAGTCTGGAGTGTCTCAGTAATTATTTATCCAACATCACCTGCTCTCTGAACATCTCGGCCGAGTCTCTGGGCAACGAATCGTCCTACTGGCTGCATTTCAGCACAGATGATGA AGAACACTATGACTGCACACTGAAGAGGAGAAAACAGTCATTACTATGTGAGCTGGATATATCACCAGAGATTTTCAGCGATATGGACAGCTACACAATCTCCCTCCGTTCCGGTTACCATGGCAACAACTCCGTCGTACTACATGATGGCTTCAGGCCTAGTGAACATA ttCGTCCGGTCCCTCCATCGAACCTGTCACTACTGTGGGAGAAGGACAGGGCGCTTTTCCAATGGCAGAGCGGATATGATCCATATGATCCAGACAATTTACATTCCAGTCTCATTTCCAATCTCCAGTACCAGCTCAGCGTGTACAGCGAACACAAG CTGTATGAGGTAGAAGCTGTTGACCAGAAGGTGTATATGGACAAGTTTAGATTTGAACCTCACACAAATTACACCGTGCGTGTGAGATCGCTGCCTGATCAAGAGGATTATAAAGGCGTGTGGAGTCTGTGGGCCCCTGCGTTACACTGGAGGTCAGGGGACTTTCACA AAGAGACTCCAGAAAGATCTTTCCATATTGCCTGGTTTTTCTTGCTTTTGCCATTGCTGCTCGTCCTTCTGGTCTGTATCCCATACTCCAG ATGGAGAAAGGATGATTATATACCATCACCAGCTCCTTATTTCAGAGACTGGGATGTAGATGTTCAG ATCTGTTCAATGCTATCCGGTAAGGTGAGAGATGTAATGCAGGGGGAGGAGTCTCTCCAGATTGACATTCTGACAGAGAGCACAGACACGCCCCCTCAACTGACCTATGAGACGAACAACCAGGAGGACCTCACGTCTCCCAGCATGCCCCATTCTCCTGTGTGGTCAGAGGTCGACTCAGGCTGTTGGATTCGTGATTTTGTTCCAACAGAGAGAGGAAGCATCACATGCAGCGAGGACTACTGCACACTCTCCAACATATATGCCATCTAA
- the LOC127505726 gene encoding interleukin-4 receptor subunit alpha isoform X2: MHRSSFLLILMCFSDILASFITLGDQYSLECLSNYLSNITCSLNISAESLGNESSYWLHFSTDDEEHYDCTLKRRKQSLLCELDISPEIFSDMDSYTISLRSGYHGNNSVVLHDGFRPSEHIRPVPPSNLSLLWEKDRALFQWQSGYDPYDPDNLHSSLISNLQYQLSVYSEHKLYEVEAVDQKVYMDKFRFEPHTNYTVRVRSLPDQEDYKGVWSLWAPALHWRSGDFHKTPERSFHIAWFFLLLPLLLVLLVCIPYSRWRKDDYIPSPAPYFRDWDVDVQLTAGYPTIQPSEICSMLSGKVRDVMQGEESLQIDILTESTDTPPQLTYETNNQEDLTSPSMPHSPVWSEVDSGCWIRDFVPTERGSITCSEDYCTLSNIYAI, from the exons ATGCATCGCTCTTCATTCCTTCTCATATTGATGTGTTTTTCTGATATTTTGGCGAGTTTCATCACTTTGG GTGATCAGTATAGTCTGGAGTGTCTCAGTAATTATTTATCCAACATCACCTGCTCTCTGAACATCTCGGCCGAGTCTCTGGGCAACGAATCGTCCTACTGGCTGCATTTCAGCACAGATGATGA AGAACACTATGACTGCACACTGAAGAGGAGAAAACAGTCATTACTATGTGAGCTGGATATATCACCAGAGATTTTCAGCGATATGGACAGCTACACAATCTCCCTCCGTTCCGGTTACCATGGCAACAACTCCGTCGTACTACATGATGGCTTCAGGCCTAGTGAACATA ttCGTCCGGTCCCTCCATCGAACCTGTCACTACTGTGGGAGAAGGACAGGGCGCTTTTCCAATGGCAGAGCGGATATGATCCATATGATCCAGACAATTTACATTCCAGTCTCATTTCCAATCTCCAGTACCAGCTCAGCGTGTACAGCGAACACAAG CTGTATGAGGTAGAAGCTGTTGACCAGAAGGTGTATATGGACAAGTTTAGATTTGAACCTCACACAAATTACACCGTGCGTGTGAGATCGCTGCCTGATCAAGAGGATTATAAAGGCGTGTGGAGTCTGTGGGCCCCTGCGTTACACTGGAGGTCAGGGGACTTTCACA AGACTCCAGAAAGATCTTTCCATATTGCCTGGTTTTTCTTGCTTTTGCCATTGCTGCTCGTCCTTCTGGTCTGTATCCCATACTCCAG ATGGAGAAAGGATGATTATATACCATCACCAGCTCCTTATTTCAGAGACTGGGATGTAGATGTTCAG ttaaCAGCAGGTtatccaaccattcaaccatctgag ATCTGTTCAATGCTATCCGGTAAGGTGAGAGATGTAATGCAGGGGGAGGAGTCTCTCCAGATTGACATTCTGACAGAGAGCACAGACACGCCCCCTCAACTGACCTATGAGACGAACAACCAGGAGGACCTCACGTCTCCCAGCATGCCCCATTCTCCTGTGTGGTCAGAGGTCGACTCAGGCTGTTGGATTCGTGATTTTGTTCCAACAGAGAGAGGAAGCATCACATGCAGCGAGGACTACTGCACACTCTCCAACATATATGCCATCTAA
- the LOC127505726 gene encoding interleukin-4 receptor subunit alpha isoform X4, producing the protein MHRSSFLLILMCFSDILASFITLGDQYSLECLSNYLSNITCSLNISAESLGNESSYWLHFSTDDEEHYDCTLKRRKQSLLCELDISPEIFSDMDSYTISLRSGYHGNNSVVLHDGFRPSEHIRPVPPSNLSLLWEKDRALFQWQSGYDPYDPDNLHSSLISNLQYQLSVYSEHKLYEVEAVDQKVYMDKFRFEPHTNYTVRVRSLPDQEDYKGVWSLWAPALHWRSGDFHKETPERSFHIAWFFLLLPLLLVLLVCIPYSRWRKDDYIPSPAPYFRDWDVDVQARPEAYAEMMRVSYVNFIFAANTDSENISLLINN; encoded by the exons ATGCATCGCTCTTCATTCCTTCTCATATTGATGTGTTTTTCTGATATTTTGGCGAGTTTCATCACTTTGG GTGATCAGTATAGTCTGGAGTGTCTCAGTAATTATTTATCCAACATCACCTGCTCTCTGAACATCTCGGCCGAGTCTCTGGGCAACGAATCGTCCTACTGGCTGCATTTCAGCACAGATGATGA AGAACACTATGACTGCACACTGAAGAGGAGAAAACAGTCATTACTATGTGAGCTGGATATATCACCAGAGATTTTCAGCGATATGGACAGCTACACAATCTCCCTCCGTTCCGGTTACCATGGCAACAACTCCGTCGTACTACATGATGGCTTCAGGCCTAGTGAACATA ttCGTCCGGTCCCTCCATCGAACCTGTCACTACTGTGGGAGAAGGACAGGGCGCTTTTCCAATGGCAGAGCGGATATGATCCATATGATCCAGACAATTTACATTCCAGTCTCATTTCCAATCTCCAGTACCAGCTCAGCGTGTACAGCGAACACAAG CTGTATGAGGTAGAAGCTGTTGACCAGAAGGTGTATATGGACAAGTTTAGATTTGAACCTCACACAAATTACACCGTGCGTGTGAGATCGCTGCCTGATCAAGAGGATTATAAAGGCGTGTGGAGTCTGTGGGCCCCTGCGTTACACTGGAGGTCAGGGGACTTTCACA AAGAGACTCCAGAAAGATCTTTCCATATTGCCTGGTTTTTCTTGCTTTTGCCATTGCTGCTCGTCCTTCTGGTCTGTATCCCATACTCCAG ATGGAGAAAGGATGATTATATACCATCACCAGCTCCTTATTTCAGAGACTGGGATGTAGATGTTCAG GCGCGTCCAGAAGCCTATGCAGAGATGATGAGAGTCAGTtatgtcaacttcatctttgcagccaacactgattcagaaaacatttctttattaataaacaattaa